Proteins encoded together in one Benincasa hispida cultivar B227 chromosome 1, ASM972705v1, whole genome shotgun sequence window:
- the LOC120070168 gene encoding probable N-acetyltransferase HLS1 has translation MGDEKIKVEIREFNEENRDIEMVEKLERSCEIGSKLRGASIFTNMMGDPLCRIRFFPLYIMLVAELPEKGEIVGVVRGCIKSLGTAGAGVGTGEANTTKIGCILGLRVSPAHRRLGIGLKLVHSVEEWVIRNGANYAFLAIEKKNKASKNLFTHKCNYVKFSSLVIFRQPLIVFPTKDNIISKGEIIKTEKLNIEQAISFYTNTLTTKGGVYPMDFDMILKEKLSLGTWVSYFNQEDWTHLICSQKDSEIYQRMPSSWVVFSIWNTCKAYKFQIRESKHDQLLLPLRFLKRARKKLISCFKMPNSVSFGKSFGFFFLYGIFGEGERVGELVESIWIFASRLAEDEKDCKAIVTELSVSDPIINHVPRNNRSMSCINDNWYLKKLSVHSDDEKDEILLSKDMETAANVIVDPRDF, from the exons ATGGGAGATGAGAAAATAAAAGTTGAAATAAGAGaattcaatgaagaaaataGAGACATAGAAATGGTGGAGAAACTTGAGAGAAGCTGTGAAATTGGATCTAAATTAAGAGGAGCCTCCATTTTCACCAATATGATGGGTGATCCTCTTTGTAGGATTAGATTTTTCCCTCTTTATATTATGTTG GTGGCTGAACTGCCGGAAAAGGGAGAGATTGTGGGAGTGGTTAGAGGCTGTATTAAGTCTTTGGGGACTGCCGGTGCCGGCGTCGGTACCGGAGAAGCTAATACGACGAAGATTGGTTGCATATTGGGACTTCGTGTTTCGCCTGCACACAG GAGGTTGGGAATTGGATTAAAGCTTGTACACTCAGTTGAAGAATGGGTTATAAGAAATGGAGCTAATTATGCATTTCTAGCAatagaaaagaagaacaaagcCTCAAAGAATCTCTTCACTCACAAATGCAACTATGTAAAATTCAGCTCATTGGTGATTTTCAGACAACCACTTATTGTATTCCCAACAAAAGACAATATTATTTCTAAAggagaaataataaaaacagAGAAACTGAACATAGAGCAAGCCATTTCATTCTACACAAACACTCTCACAACTAAAGGAGGAGTTTATCCAATGGATTTTGATAtgattttgaaggaaaaattgaGTCTTGGCACATGGGTTTCTTATTTCAATCAAGAAGATTGGACCCATTTGATTTGTTCACAAAAAGATTCAGAGATTTACCAAAGAATGCCAAGTTCTTGGGTTGTGTTTAGCATATGGAATACTTGCAAAGCATACAAGTTTCAAATAAGGGAATCAAAACACGATCAATTATTATTACCTCTAAGGTTCTTGAAACGTGCAAGAAAAAAGTTAATTTCTTGCTTCAAAATGCCAAATTCTGTGTCGTTTGGGAAGTCATTTGGATTCTTCTTCCTGTATGGGATATTTGGGGAAGGGGAGAGAGTGGGAGAGCTTGTCGAGTCGATATGGATTTTTGCATCGAGATTGGCCGAAGACGAGAAGGATTGCAAGGCTATTGTTACTGAATTGTCTGTTTCTGATCCAATTATAAACCACGTCCCACGAAACAACCGGTCCATGTCTTGCATCAATGATAATTGGTACCtgaaaaagttgagtgtacatAGTGATGATGAAAAGGATGAAATATTGTTGTCAAAAGATATGGAAACAGCTGCAAATGTGATCGTTGACCCAAGAGACTTCTAG